The genomic stretch GTCGCATACGGCAATGTAAACGCCCGTGATTTATTGCAGCTGAAACGAACGCTGGCAAAACTGCCAGAACTAAAGCAGGTATTGTCGGATTTTGCAGAGACTGAGGTCCAGCGAATGGGACAAGAGCTAGATCCGCTGCCAGCATTGCATGACTATTTGGAAAGAAGTTTGCATGAAGATGCACCGATTGGTGTGCGGGAAGGCGGGCTGTTAAAGGATGGTTTTCATACGCAGCTTGATACGTATCGAGATGCATCCAGAAACGGCAAACAATGGATTGCCGCACTAGAGCAGCAAGAGCGAATAGAAACAGGCATCAAGTCGCTGAAGGTCGGCTATAACAAAGTATTCGGCTACTATATTGAAGTTACACGAGCAAACCTGCATTTGCTGCCGGAAGGAAAGTACGAGCGAAAGCAGACGCTCAGCAATGCTGAGCGCTTTATCACACCCGAATTGAAAGAAAAAGAAGCGTTAATCTTGGAAGCACAAGATCAGAGTGTGGAGTTGGAGTATGAATTGTTCTTGGAGATCAGGGACCATGTGAAAACATATATTCCAGCACTGCAGCAGCTGGCAGATCAGATCAGCCAATTGGATGTGCTGCAAAGCTTTGCAGAAGTAAGTGAAAAGCAGCGATATGCTCGGCCGACGTTTAACAGCATCAGATCTGTATCCATTACGGAAGGCCGTCATCCGGTTATTGAGAAAGTGATGAAATCCGGTGAGTTCGTTCCGAATGATGTGCAGATGGACCAGGGATCGGACATCTTGCTAATTACTGGACCGAATATGAGTGGTAAAAGTACCTATATGCGGCAAGTTGCTTTGACGAGCATTATGGCGCAAATAGGTTGTTTCGTGCCGAGTGAAGCGGCAGATTTGCCGTTATTTGATCAAATCTTTACTCGTATCGGTGCAGCGGACGATCTCGTTTCCGGTCAAAGTACATTCATGGTCGAGATGCTGGAATCCAGGCATGCTTTGGAGCATGCGACAGACAGGAGTTTAATCTTGCTTGACGAAATTGGCCGCGGGACAAGCACGTATGACGGCATGGCGTTAGCGCAGTCCATTATTGAATATGTGCATGACAACATTCATGCTAAAACATTATTCTCCACGCATTATCATGAGCTTACGACATTAGATGAGGATTTAGAAAAGCTTCGAAACGTGCACGTGCGAGCAGAGGAGCATGAAGGCAATGTTGTCTTTCTTCACCAAATTCGTGAAGGAGCAGCAGATGAGAGCTACGGCATTCACGTAGCAAAACTTGCTAAGCTGCCAGACAGTCTGATCGAGCGGGCGTCTGCGATTCTGCAAGAGCTGGAAGGGCAAGGGCAGAAGCTGGTAACCTCTGCTCCCGAAGCAGTCCAGGAAGACATGCAGCTGTCTTTCTTTGCAGAACCAGAACCGAAAAAGGAAGAAACAGTAAAAAAATCAGACAAGCGAGCAGATCAGGTGCTTGCGGAGCTTTCTTCCATTAATTTAATGGAGCAAACACCGATGGAAGCAATGAATTTATTGTATAAACTGCAGCAAATGGCAGCAAAGAAGTAAGGAGGTTCCAACATGGCGATTCAATTGATGCCGGATGTTTTAGCAAATAAAATAGCAGCTGGAGAAGTAGTTGAACGGCCGGCTTCTGTCGTCAAGGAACTGGTTGAAAACAGTATTGATGCCGGAAGTACGGTAATTAAAGTAGCTATTAAAGAAGCTGGACTGACCGAGATTTGTATTGTTGACAATGGTGCTGGCATGGAAGCAGATGACGTGGAGCGTGCTTTCTTCCGTCATGCCACGAGTAAAATTCGTAATGAAAATGATTTATTTCATGTACGAACACTCGGATTTCGCGGCGAGGCTCTCGCCAGTATCGCTGCGGTAAGTCAGCTCGAGATAAAGACGAGTACTGGAGAAGATGCGGGCGTGAAGCTAGCTTTAGAAGGCGGCATCATAAAGGAACGAGGCAAATGCGATGCGCGTAAAGGGACGGAAATTACCGTACGTCATTTGTTTTTTAATACACCTGCCCGCTTAAAATATATGAAAACCATCCATACTGAGCTTGGTCATGTATCAGAAGTGATTAATCGGATGGCATTAGCTCATCCGGAAATCCGCTTTGAACTGACGCATAATGACAAGCCGCTGTTTCAATCGACTGGCCGCGGTGAAATGCTGCAAATTGTTGCACAGATTTACGGCAACTCGGTCGCTAAGAAAATGGTCAACGCTTCGCATGAAACATTGGATTATCAGTTAGAGGTGTTAGCGGCAAAACCAGAAATTAACCGGGCGTCCCGGCAATATGTATCATTTATCGTGAACGGCAGATATATTCGCAATCCTATTTTAGCTAAAGCTGTCATGCAGGCGTATCATACGCTGCTGCCAATCGGAAGATTTCCGCTTGCGGTGATTTCGATTAAGATGGATCCAATTCTTGTTGATGTTAACGTGCATCCCGCAAAACTGGAGGTACGTTTCAGCAAGGAGAAGGAATTATTTGATGCCGTGGAACAGCTTGTTAGCAAAGCATTGCGGCAGCAGCGACTTATCCCGGAAGCGGCAACACCGAAACCGAAAAAGCCACAGGAAAAAAGTGAACAGCAAAGCTTCACATTTTTTGAAACGAAACCAAATAGAGAGCCGCAGCCTGAAAAGTGGTTTTTTGATGAAGTAAAAGAGACAGCGCCGCCGATTATTACGGAACAGCCCGCACAGCAACCGCAGCCTAACGATGGTTTTTGGACGGAACCAGCGTACAGTCCAGGAACAGTTTCCGAAGATACGATTACGGAAGAAACGATTGAGCCGGAGCAAGAGCCAGCATATGCAGTGCCGGTGATGTATCCGATTGGACAGCATCACGGCACGTACATCTTGGCAGAAAATGAAGAAGGACTGTTTCTAGTCGACCAGCATGCTGCACAAGAGCGGATTAAATACGAATACTTTAGAGATAAAATAGGCGATGTAGAAAAAGAGCTTCAGGAGCTGCTTATTCCGCTGACGTTTGATTTCACCAAACAAGAGGCACTAATCGTCGAACAATATCAAACAGAATTAGAAGCGGTTGGGCTATTCTTTGAATCTTTCGGCGGCAGTACGTACATTGTGCGCTCCCACCCGCAATGGTTCCCGAAAGGTTTTGAGGAAGAAGTTATTCGTGAAATCGTCGAGCAGGTCATGCAGGAGAGTAAAGTTGATATTCATAAATTACGAGAAGAAGCGGCCATTATGATGTCTTGCAAGCGATCAATCAAAGCGAACCATCATCTGAACTATGATGATATGTTTCATTTGCTGGAAGAGCTTCGTACATCACAAGATCCGTTTACTTGCCCGCATGGCCGGCCGATTATTATCCGTTTTACTTCCTATGAGCTGGAGAAGCTGTTTAAGCGCGTGCAATAATATTGGACGAGTCAAACGAGATTTATATTACATGAGAACAACTGCAAACAGTGTCCAGCATTTTAATTTTGATACAGGAGAAAATCCAAACAATGGCTGTTAATTCGGCATTGTTTGGATTTTTTTATGGCTGAAATACGCTTATCCAAGCCGCAATTTTGCTTGTCTAGGTAGCAACCGTTACCCCAGCAATGGTTTACGCTTATACTATCTTGTAACGAAAAAATGACAGGAAGGAGTATGTGCTATGGCTTTATTCATTAAACCATCTGCAGGCAGATTGACGAATGGCTTCCAAGGTGCAAGTTCTTCCCATAACGGCGTGGATTGGGCACAATCGGGAACAGTTCGTGTAGCTGCTGCTGCAGCAGGAACTGTCTCCCGATCGTATGTATCTTCCTCTTATGGAGAAGTTATTTTTATTGTACATCAGCTAGACGGTCAGAAGTATGAAACGGTATACGCACATTTGCGTTCCGGTTCCAGACAAGTTGGCGTGGGCGATACCGTCAGACAAGGCCAATTTATTGGCTATATGGGAAATACAGGTGATTCGACTGGTCAGCATTTGCATTTTGAATTGCATCGGGGCAGATGGAATGCAAATAAAACCAATGCGGTTAATCCGCTAGGCTATATTGGCGCAGGTTCCAGCGCTTCACAGAATTCCGCTGGCACAGCTTATCCAGGAAGCTATATACGGACTGGATCGCGCGGAGAAAACGTTAGGAAAATCCAGCGCGCTGTCGGAGTAACAGTTGATGGCATTTTCGGTCCGAACACACGACAGGCGGTTATTAATTTTCAGCGCAATAATGGACTTGGTGTCGATGGCATCGTTGGTCCGGAAACGTGGAATAAATTATTCTGAAATTGGGCATGCTGACAGCCAGAGGGGGCGTTAGCTATGCAAACAAATCAGCATCTTATCGACTTTTTAAACCAGCAAATTGCTAATAC from Terribacillus sp. DMT04 encodes the following:
- the mutS gene encoding DNA mismatch repair protein MutS — translated: MAGYTPMMQQYLRIKADYKDAFLFFRLGDFYEMFFDDALKATKELEITLTSKNAGVEEKVPMCGVPYHSADNYIRILVSRGFKVAICEQVEDPKTAKGVVKREVVQLITPGTVMENGMLDEKENNYLAAVNENADRTYSLVYHDLSTGENRAALLEGGFDTLLSELYNQPVREIVVSEQLEQQLQDELKMRLGVTLSYQEPGVSSSLSQEKLAGGVTDTRLLDCFFMLLHYVERTQKRGLDHLKPLQVMELKSFMTLDMYSKRNLELTETILKKGKHGSLLWVLDDTVTAMGARMLKKWLERPLLQKEAIMRRQDLVQAFLDHFFERDTIRQLLQSVYDVERLSGRVAYGNVNARDLLQLKRTLAKLPELKQVLSDFAETEVQRMGQELDPLPALHDYLERSLHEDAPIGVREGGLLKDGFHTQLDTYRDASRNGKQWIAALEQQERIETGIKSLKVGYNKVFGYYIEVTRANLHLLPEGKYERKQTLSNAERFITPELKEKEALILEAQDQSVELEYELFLEIRDHVKTYIPALQQLADQISQLDVLQSFAEVSEKQRYARPTFNSIRSVSITEGRHPVIEKVMKSGEFVPNDVQMDQGSDILLITGPNMSGKSTYMRQVALTSIMAQIGCFVPSEAADLPLFDQIFTRIGAADDLVSGQSTFMVEMLESRHALEHATDRSLILLDEIGRGTSTYDGMALAQSIIEYVHDNIHAKTLFSTHYHELTTLDEDLEKLRNVHVRAEEHEGNVVFLHQIREGAADESYGIHVAKLAKLPDSLIERASAILQELEGQGQKLVTSAPEAVQEDMQLSFFAEPEPKKEETVKKSDKRADQVLAELSSINLMEQTPMEAMNLLYKLQQMAAKK
- a CDS encoding peptidoglycan-binding protein, producing the protein MFGPNTRQAVINFQRNNGLGVDGIVGPETWNKLF
- the mutL gene encoding DNA mismatch repair endonuclease MutL; protein product: MAIQLMPDVLANKIAAGEVVERPASVVKELVENSIDAGSTVIKVAIKEAGLTEICIVDNGAGMEADDVERAFFRHATSKIRNENDLFHVRTLGFRGEALASIAAVSQLEIKTSTGEDAGVKLALEGGIIKERGKCDARKGTEITVRHLFFNTPARLKYMKTIHTELGHVSEVINRMALAHPEIRFELTHNDKPLFQSTGRGEMLQIVAQIYGNSVAKKMVNASHETLDYQLEVLAAKPEINRASRQYVSFIVNGRYIRNPILAKAVMQAYHTLLPIGRFPLAVISIKMDPILVDVNVHPAKLEVRFSKEKELFDAVEQLVSKALRQQRLIPEAATPKPKKPQEKSEQQSFTFFETKPNREPQPEKWFFDEVKETAPPIITEQPAQQPQPNDGFWTEPAYSPGTVSEDTITEETIEPEQEPAYAVPVMYPIGQHHGTYILAENEEGLFLVDQHAAQERIKYEYFRDKIGDVEKELQELLIPLTFDFTKQEALIVEQYQTELEAVGLFFESFGGSTYIVRSHPQWFPKGFEEEVIREIVEQVMQESKVDIHKLREEAAIMMSCKRSIKANHHLNYDDMFHLLEELRTSQDPFTCPHGRPIIIRFTSYELEKLFKRVQ